Below is a window of Haloglycomyces albus DSM 45210 DNA.
TGGAATCGCCCTGGATCGTCATCCACGTGTCGGCGGCGATCATCGCCTCCGGGATTGTGACCGTCGGCTTCATCTACGCCGTGCTGCATTTGATGAAGCGCCGCTACGACGCGGTGGTCAGTGACGGGAAGACGCCGAACTTCCCGATCAACTTGGCGAGTAGGTTCCCCAGTGCGGCACGCCTGGAGAAGATGACCTTTCGGATGCACGTGTTCGCCTTCCCGCTGTTGACCTTCGGGATTTTCGCCGGGGCAGTCTGGGCACACTACGCCTGGGGACGTTTCTGGGCATGGGACCCCAAGGAGGTCTGGGCGTTCATTTCCTGGGTCGTCTACGCCGCTTACCTGCATTCACGCGTGTCGGGTCGGAGTCTGCGGGCGTGGGCGCCGTGGATCGCGATTCTCGGCTACGCCGTCACCCTGTTCAATCTGACAGCGGTGAACCTGGTTTTCCCCGGGCTGCACTCCTATTCGGGACTCTAAACCCGTTTCAAGGGCGAATCGGGGCGTGGGAGAGTCATCTGACCTCCGGCTGACCTTACGCTAGACGTTCACGTACCGACGCGGAATCTGTTGATCTGCTGATCCGGGCGGTGCGATACTGTGGAGTAGCCCACGCCCCAAGAGAACAGGTGGCTTTATATATGATCATCCTCGTACGTCATGCCGCGCCGTTGGTGGACGGTGAACGCCCGCCGTCCGAGTGGAGTTTGGGACGGGAGGGGCGTACTGAGACCGAGAGGATGTGCGCGCGCCTCGTGCGAGAGATCGGCACCCGTCCGAATGTGGTGTCCAGCCCTGAGCCCAAGGCACGGCAGACCGTCGCGCCGATCGGGGTAAGCGAGGTCGACGCCTGCTTCGCCGAGGCCACCATTGCCGCCTCCGATCTGCCGTTGTATCGACGGCAGAAGCGCCGGGAGTACGTCGAGGGCACCGAACACGACGGCTGGGAATCGCATCACGACGTAGTAGCGCGATTCGAGCGCGGTTTCCAGCGCCATAAGCACTTGGCGGACGAGCGACCACTGGTCATCGCCTCACACGGCATGGCCATGACCCTGTGGCTGCGGGAACGCTACGGGATCGACAAGCCCGGCGACTTCTGGCAGGAGCTGCGATTCCCGGACGCCTTCCGGCTTGATGAAGACGACTTCAGCCGCCTGTTCCAGGACGCATTAAATGTCGCTCAGGTACCGATTGCACCCGAACTCTCTCGCACAACCCATAAATGGCGACACGATCGAATCGCAATGCCGCAGGCGCTGAGCAAGGCGTAACTCTGCCTAATTTCCGCTTCGATCGGCTCGAATAGTAGATTCATCGGTCTGGTCCGCATCGAGTACCGCGATGTCCAATTCAGCGAGACCTCTGGCCTCGGTTCGATAG
It encodes the following:
- a CDS encoding histidine phosphatase family protein; this encodes MIILVRHAAPLVDGERPPSEWSLGREGRTETERMCARLVREIGTRPNVVSSPEPKARQTVAPIGVSEVDACFAEATIAASDLPLYRRQKRREYVEGTEHDGWESHHDVVARFERGFQRHKHLADERPLVIASHGMAMTLWLRERYGIDKPGDFWQELRFPDAFRLDEDDFSRLFQDALNVAQVPIAPELSRTTHKWRHDRIAMPQALSKA